Genomic window (Gammaproteobacteria bacterium):
AAGGCCGGCGAATTCGGTGCTGGACCAGCCCAGCCCGAGACCGAGGGTCAAGCGTCCCCTGCTGATCAGATCGACGACCGCCGCATCCTCGGCGAGCCGGAGAGGATGATGCAGCGGCGCCAACAGTACGCCGGTCCCGATTGTGATCCGGGACGTGCGCGCTGCCATGGCTGCCGAGAGTGGCAACAGGGACGGCGCATAGCCATCGTCGACGAAATGGTGCTCGGTCGTCCAGATGGACGCGTACCCGAGCCGCTCCGCCTCAACGGTGAGATCGAGCGCCTCGCGATAGAGATCCTCCCATGTTCGGGGGTCGCCGGCGGTCCGCTGGCAGGAGATCAGGCCGACGCCGAGGTCCATGGGCTCACTCCCCACAGCCGGTTCCTCCCTGGATCGACACGACCGTGCCTTCGGGGCCGCTGAGGAAACCCCATAGGTTCCCCGGTGCGGGAACGGACACGGTGAAGTAGTCGCCGAACTCGTCCGAGTGGATTTCGATGTCGTCTCCGTACGCCGCACGAAGATCATCGATCGTCGAGCCGAGTCCGATACCTTCAGCGGTCTTGAGCCCGAGAAAATCGACGTCGAACAGGACGTAGCTGTAGAAGAAGAAGTGACGCGTTCCCTCGTCGCCCCACTGGGTTTGCGCATCCGTGTAGACGGTGGTCAGGTTCGGCCATTCCAGAACCCGGATCAGAGTACCGGGACAGGGCCCGTAGACCTGGACACCTTCGCTGTCGATCGGCGGCACCCACCCCGTGTCGGCAGCCGGAGGTCCGAGAATCTCCTCGAACGATGCGATGGCTTGCTCGGCGTTGGTGCCGAAGGTGATCCCATCGATGTTCTCCGGTCCGAGAATCAGAATCTCCGATGGGGGGAGGGTTGTGCTGGTTGTGCTGGTCGTGGTGGTCGTCGGCTCGGTCGTCGTCGATGAAGAGGTCGTGGTCGGCTCGGTCGTCGTGGTTGTCGTCGGTGCCGATGTGGAGGTTGTCGATGTGGAGGTCGTGGTGGTTGCCACGGCGGCCACAGTGGTCGTGGACCCTGGTCCGGAGGACGGGTTCTTCAGCGCCGCGATGGCCACCGCGACGAACACGAATACGACGGCGGCCGCGAGCGCCGCGATGATGCGTTTCTGAACCAAGGTCATGCGATCCTCGCCGGGTCAGGCCAGTACCGTGCGATCACTGTGTGGAGCAGCGCATCGACGGGAAGGGGTCCGAGCTGTCTGCTGTCACCGGCGGAGAGATGCCGGGCGTCGCCCAAGACGATGGCCTCGTGAGCGCCGAGACGCCAGTCTGCCTCCGGCCCTGTCGGTTCTTTGGCCCAGGGTTCCTCGAGGACCGAGCCGTCGACGAACACATTGCCGTTTCGTATCGCAACGTGCTCTTCAGGCAGGCCGATGATCCGTTTCACGAGCCAGAAGCCGGGCTTGGTCGGATGTTCGAATACGACGATGTCTCCCCGCCTCGGAGTCCGCTCCCATGTCAAGACTCGATCGCCCGGACGGAGCGTCGGTGCCATCGAGACTTCACTGATCTCGAAGCGGGCGAGGCGCTGATAAGTCCAGCGCGCCGCGACGCCGCCGGCCAAGGCGGCAATCAATGTGCCCGTGATGCGCAGCTTTCCCATGGGCCATCTCCGTTAGCGTTATCCAGAGTGTATCGTCGGCAGCGTAAGCCCATTCTGCCAGGAGGTATTCATGGGCCTGTTCGCTCCCGTACGTGTCGTCCATGCTCACTGTGACCTGTTCTGCGGGGTCTATGACCCGGCACAGGCAAAGATCGAGGCGATGTCCGTTCTCAAGA
Coding sequences:
- the lepB gene encoding signal peptidase I, whose translation is MGKLRITGTLIAALAGGVAARWTYQRLARFEISEVSMAPTLRPGDRVLTWERTPRRGDIVVFEHPTKPGFWLVKRIIGLPEEHVAIRNGNVFVDGSVLEEPWAKEPTGPEADWRLGAHEAIVLGDARHLSAGDSRQLGPLPVDALLHTVIARYWPDPARIA